A region of the Pseudarthrobacter oxydans genome:
GCTCGAGCCGCCCGATGTGAGGCCTGCCGCCCGGGGGTTCCCGGTGGATCCGTGCCGCAACGAATCGGTGACGCCTTTCCACGCGAACTCCGGGGTAGTGGTCTTGCCGATCAGCACGGCACCGGTCTCCCGCAGCCTGGCAACGCAAGGCGCATCCTGGTCCCACGCTGCGTCGGCGTTAATGAGGTTGGTGCCGCGGAGCGTGGGACGGCCGCGTGTGTAGAAGATGTCTTTGATGGAGGTCGGGACGCCGTCACCGGGTCCCAGGGGCTGGTCCTTGCGCCACCTCCCTTCCGATTCGCGTGCTTCCTGCAATGCCGTCTCGGCTTCAACCGAGACAAAAGCATTGACGTCCTTGTTCGCCGCTTCAATGGCATCAAGGGCAGCCTGGGTGGCATCCACAGGGGAGATCGTGCCCTCGCGGTAGCCCGCCAACAGCTCAGCCGCTGTCAGATCGGTCAGATCACTCATTTCGTTTCCTCCTGCTGGCCACTGCGTCTATGCGTAGTAGGTGCGTGGAACCAGAATCGACGTATTAACCCTCTCGCACCTTTCGACCCAAAGCTCTCTCAGCTTTCCATTGGTGAGGAAAGGTGAGAGAGCCGTCAGGTGGGGCTGCGGATGAAGAGAGGGTTGGAATTTTTATTGGAAAGGTCTTAGAGGCTGCGGTCAGACGCGCGGGATGGCCATGTATTTGATCTCCAGGAACTCATCCAGGCCGACCTTGCCGCCTTCGCGGCCCAGGCCGGAGGCCTTAATACCGCCGAACGGAGCTGCCGGGTTGGACACGATACCGGTGTTCAGACCCACCATGCCCACCTCAAGTTCATCGCCGACGCGGAAGGCGCGGTCCAGGTCTTGGGTGAATACGTAGCTGGCAAGGCCCCACGGGGTGTCGTTGGCCAGCCGGACCACTTCCTCTTCCGTGTCGAAGGGGATGACCGGAGCCACCGGGCCGAAGATTTCTTCGCTCATCAGAGCCGCGTCGGAACTGACATCGGACAGCACTGTGGGGGAGTAGAAGTAGCCGTTGCCCTCGGGACGGGAACCGCCGCAGACCACGGTGGCGCCCTTGGAAACGGCATCATCGACCAGCTCCTGGACCTTGTTCAGCGCCTTCTCCTCAACCAGGGGTCCGACGTCCGTGCCTTCCACTGCGCCGTCGCCCACCTTCAGATCCCCCAGGCGCTTGGCGAGGCGGGCGGAGAAGTCGGCTGCAACGGAGCGCTGGACAAAGATCCGGTTGGCGGCGGTGCAAGCCTCACCCATGTTCCGCATCTTGGCAGCGAACGCACCTTCCACCGCGCGGTCCAGGTCGGCGTCTTCAAACACGATGAGGGGTGCGTTCCCGCCCAGTTCCATTGAGGAGCGCATGACGTTTTTGGCAGCCTGTTCCAGAAGACGAATGCCCACGCCGGTGGATCCGGTGAAGCTGACCTTGCGGGCAATGCCGCTTTCCATCCATGGTGTCACCACGTCAGAGGCATTAGTGGTGGTTACCACGTTCAGCACGCCCTTGGGCAGGCCGGCCTCTATCAGGATGTCCGCCAGCGCCAGCGATGACAGCGGCGTGAGGTTGGCCGGTTTGAAGACCATGGTGCAGCCCGCGGCGATTGCGGGGCCGATCTTTCGGGTGCCCATAGCCAACGGGAAGTTCCATGGCGTCACCAAGACGCAAGGTCCGACGGGTTCCTTCGAGACGAGGATACGGTTCTTGCCGTCGCCGGTGGTGGTCAGATCTCCGCCGATACGGACAGCTTCCTCTGAAAACCAGCGGAAGAACTCAGCGGCGTAGGCCACCTCGCCTTTGGCCTCAGCAAAGGGCTTGCCCATTTCCGTGGTCATGATTAAAGCAAGTTCGTCCTGGCGGGCCATGATCAGGTCGAAGGCACGGCGCAGGATCTCGCTGCGCTCCCGGGGCGCGGTTTTGGCCCACTGTTTCTGTGCACGTCCGGCGGTTTCAATGGCACGGCGTGCGTCTTCGGGGCCCCCGTCAGCGACACTGGCGATGACTTCCTCGGTAGCGGGATTGATGACATTGAACCGGGCACCGGAAGCTGCTTCGGCCCATTCTCCGTCAATGTAGAGGTTCGTGCTGACCTTGGCGACGGCGTCGAGCGCCTTTTGCGAGGTCCGGGAGGCGGCTGCCTGGATGCTCATGATGGATCCTTTTCTAGGTTGGAAGGGAGTGGCTGGTGGCTGTGCTCGGAGTTCATTGCCGATTTTTCGGCGGGGTCCAGTAGTTGGGCAAGGTGACGGCCCGGCCTGGAGTTATCAATCTGCTTTACCTGCATGGCGCAGGAGAATCCGTCCGTGAGGATCACGGTATTGGAGTCGGTCTGGCGCAAGGCCGGGGCC
Encoded here:
- a CDS encoding NAD-dependent succinate-semialdehyde dehydrogenase; protein product: MSIQAAASRTSQKALDAVAKVSTNLYIDGEWAEAASGARFNVINPATEEVIASVADGGPEDARRAIETAGRAQKQWAKTAPRERSEILRRAFDLIMARQDELALIMTTEMGKPFAEAKGEVAYAAEFFRWFSEEAVRIGGDLTTTGDGKNRILVSKEPVGPCVLVTPWNFPLAMGTRKIGPAIAAGCTMVFKPANLTPLSSLALADILIEAGLPKGVLNVVTTTNASDVVTPWMESGIARKVSFTGSTGVGIRLLEQAAKNVMRSSMELGGNAPLIVFEDADLDRAVEGAFAAKMRNMGEACTAANRIFVQRSVAADFSARLAKRLGDLKVGDGAVEGTDVGPLVEEKALNKVQELVDDAVSKGATVVCGGSRPEGNGYFYSPTVLSDVSSDAALMSEEIFGPVAPVIPFDTEEEVVRLANDTPWGLASYVFTQDLDRAFRVGDELEVGMVGLNTGIVSNPAAPFGGIKASGLGREGGKVGLDEFLEIKYMAIPRV